The sequence AGCCGGTTCAGGAAGAACCCTTCGAAGGAGCAGATGTCATGACGACTGTCACCTCCGCCGTCACCACCACCCTGGAAGTTCGCAAACGCGACGGCCGCATCATTTCATTCGACTCCGGTCGCATTCATTACGCGATCGGCAAGGCCTTCCGCGCCGAGATCGGCTTGCCGGAAGACCAGGAGTTGGAAAACTCGCTCGAATCCCAAGTCAAAAGCATTTCGGAAGCGGTCATCGATCAGATCGAAAGCCGCCCGTTCAGCCGCGACGGGGTCGACGTCGAAACGATCCAGGACGCCGTCGAAATTCAGCTGATGCGGCACGGCCACTTCTCGGTCGCTCGCCGTTACATCCTGTATCGTGAAGAGCATGCCAAGCTGCGTGCCCTCCGCGCCGCCGATAGCGACGGCAATCTGGTCGCTCCGCGGATCCACATCAAGCAGGAAGACAGCACGAAAGAGCCGTTCGACGCGACTCGTCTGCGTCGCCGCATCTACTCGGCCGTTCGCGGCCTGGAGCAGAACTGCTCGGCCGAAGAGCTGGTCGAAGAGACCTATCGCTCGCTCTACGACGGCATCACGCCGCAAGAGATCTACCGGGCGATGATTCTCGCCTCCCGTTCGCGCATCGAACGGGATCCCGACTACGACAAGGTCGCCGCTCGCTTGATGTTGATGGTGATCTACAACGAAGCCTTGGGGCGTCTCCACCCGAAAGAAGACATCGCCGACGTCACGCGTCGCGACTTCTCGAGCTATATCGAAACCGGGATCGCCGCCGAACGTCTCTCGCCGAAACTTCGCGAGTACGACCTGGAGCGGATCTCCGCCGCGCTCCGCCCGGAACGTGACGCCGCCTTCCCGTATCTCGGCCTGCAGACGATTTACGATCGTTACCTGCTGCACATCGAAGGTCGCCGCATCGAAACGCCCCAGTACTTCTGGATGCGTGTTGCGATGGGTCTGGCCTGGAACGAAGAGCAGAAGGAAGAACGCGCGATCGAGTTCTACAACATTCTGTCGACGTTCCGCTTCACCTCGGCCACGCCGACCTTGTTCAACTCGGGCACGCTCCACCCGCAGCTCAGCTCGTGCTACCTGAGCACGGTCGACGACGACCTGGAACATATCTTCAAGGTCGTGTCGGACAACGCGATGCTGTCGAAGTGGGCCGGCGGTCTGGGGAACGACTGGACCAACATTCGCGCCACCAACGCCCACATCAAGGGAACCAACGGTCAAAGCCAAGGCGTGATCCCGTTCCTGAAGGTGGTCAACGACACCGCGATCGCCGTCAACCAGGGCGGTAAGCGGAAGGGCGCCGTTTGCTCGTACCTCGAATCGTGGCACTTGGACGTCGAAGAGTTCCTCGACCTCCGCAAGAACACCGGCGACGATCGCCGTCGTACGCATGACATGCATACGGCCAACTGGATCCCGGACCTGTTCATGAAGCGGGTTCGCGAAGGGGGCGACTGGACGCTGTTCAGCCCGGACGAAACGTCGGACCTGCACGACCTGTGCGGCTCGGCCTTCCAGGCTCGTTACGAAGAGTACGAACGCTTGGCAGACGAAGGCAAAATGCGTCTGTTCCGCCGCGTTCCGGCCAACGAACTGTGGCGTAAGATGCTGACCCGCTTGTTCGAGACCGGACACCCGTGGATCACCTGGAAAGATCCGTCGAACGTCCGCTCGCCGCAGGATCACGTCGGCGTCGTTCACAGCAGCAACCTCTGCACCGAGATTCTGCTCAACACGTCGAAGGACGAAATCGCGGTCTGCAACCTGGGCAGCATCAACATGGTCGCCCACGTCAAGAATGGCGATCTCGATATCGACAAGCTGCGTGAGACGGTCACCACCGCCGCTCGCATGCTCGATAACGTCATCGACATCAACTACTACCCGACTCCGGAAGCGAAGAACTCGAACCAGCGTCATCGCCCGGTCGGCATGGGTCTGATGGGCTTCCAAGACGCACTGTCGGCGATCGGCGTCAGCTACGCCAGCCAGGAAGCGGTCGACTTCGCCGATCGCAGCATGGAAGCGATCTCCTACTTCGCGATCCTCGCTTCGTCGCAATTGGCGGCCGAACGCGGTTCGTACCCGACCTACGAAGGGTCGAAGTGGGATCGCGGCATCCTGCCGATCGACTCGCTCGAACTGCTGGAGCAGGAACGTGGTCTGCCGATCGAAGTCGATCGTAGCTCGACCTTGGATTG is a genomic window of Blastopirellula sediminis containing:
- a CDS encoding ribonucleoside-diphosphate reductase subunit alpha, which encodes MTTVTSAVTTTLEVRKRDGRIISFDSGRIHYAIGKAFRAEIGLPEDQELENSLESQVKSISEAVIDQIESRPFSRDGVDVETIQDAVEIQLMRHGHFSVARRYILYREEHAKLRALRAADSDGNLVAPRIHIKQEDSTKEPFDATRLRRRIYSAVRGLEQNCSAEELVEETYRSLYDGITPQEIYRAMILASRSRIERDPDYDKVAARLMLMVIYNEALGRLHPKEDIADVTRRDFSSYIETGIAAERLSPKLREYDLERISAALRPERDAAFPYLGLQTIYDRYLLHIEGRRIETPQYFWMRVAMGLAWNEEQKEERAIEFYNILSTFRFTSATPTLFNSGTLHPQLSSCYLSTVDDDLEHIFKVVSDNAMLSKWAGGLGNDWTNIRATNAHIKGTNGQSQGVIPFLKVVNDTAIAVNQGGKRKGAVCSYLESWHLDVEEFLDLRKNTGDDRRRTHDMHTANWIPDLFMKRVREGGDWTLFSPDETSDLHDLCGSAFQARYEEYERLADEGKMRLFRRVPANELWRKMLTRLFETGHPWITWKDPSNVRSPQDHVGVVHSSNLCTEILLNTSKDEIAVCNLGSINMVAHVKNGDLDIDKLRETVTTAARMLDNVIDINYYPTPEAKNSNQRHRPVGMGLMGFQDALSAIGVSYASQEAVDFADRSMEAISYFAILASSQLAAERGSYPTYEGSKWDRGILPIDSLELLEQERGLPIEVDRSSTLDWQVVRDSIREHGMRNSNVMAIAPTATISTIVGVSQSIEPTYKNLFVKSNLSGEFPQLNLRMVQDLKSHGLWDSDMVEAIKYYDGELTEIDRIPEDLKLRYLTAFEVEPKWLIECAARRQKWIDMGQSLNLYMAQPSGRKLHDMYMLAWNVGLKTTYYLRTLSATQVEKSTIDVNRFGIQPRWMKNASASAEIRVDRGEAAPSDPNAVLDQLPPEQPKTCNLDGDCESCQ